In the Alphaproteobacteria bacterium genome, GCTTTCCTGTGTGATTACGATCTGATCTGCTAGGCCAATGGCGGCATCGGGTTTGTAATGAAAAAGGCCAGGAATCCCTTGGATGCGCACGTCGGCCTCCGCATTCGGATGGCCCGAATGGCGAAGGGCGCTTCGCAAACTGAATTGGGGCGACACCTCGGCGTCACCTTTCAGCAGGTGCAAAAATACGAAAAGGGTGTCAATCGTGTGGGAGCAGGTCGGCTAAGTGACATCGCGCGGTTTCTTTCAGTTCCAGTTACATTCTTCTACGAAGGTTCGAATGTGAGTGGAGATGCCCAGACCAGTGAAAGACTGCTGGCTCTCACGCGAGCTCTGAACTCGGAAGAAGGTATGAAGATCGCTCGCGCACTTGAACGAATTTCAGACCCCCTTCTCAAGAGGCGGGTCGTACGGCTTGTGCAAGCGATTGCTTATAGGACCGATAGCGCGATTTAGGTCATACCTACTCGACAAACGGGTCGGTAAGGCCCGCGAGACGGGCAATGCGCTCAAGCACGTCCTCAAAGTCTCGTTGCATCTTGTCGGCGATAGCACCCACTTCAATGTTTTCCTGAAGGAGTGTGCGAAGCTGATCGTCATCCGCACCGGACCACGCTTTGCGTCCCGGATTCGTGGTCAGCATCGGTCGTCAATTTCGCTGCATCATTGTCCGGTCGGACTCGCTCAAAGTGGGAGTCGG is a window encoding:
- a CDS encoding helix-turn-helix transcriptional regulator, which produces MKKARNPLDAHVGLRIRMARMAKGASQTELGRHLGVTFQQVQKYEKGVNRVGAGRLSDIARFLSVPVTFFYEGSNVSGDAQTSERLLALTRALNSEEGMKIARALERISDPLLKRRVVRLVQAIAYRTDSAI